Proteins encoded within one genomic window of Brachybacterium avium:
- a CDS encoding sensor histidine kinase produces MTLISPRSPAPPSVRSPRQWAIAIAQSLVGTALGLLVFLIGFGVLLTEFSDHPPEGLVGLFALDALVGAVATLVIGPLRFLPPGRLHTAAHLLLAASVGLSSWSLSAAALALYRIGVRRRALLDVAVILLVAGTSMASLSVDARIRGETPEALVLVAMGVMVVFALIPLLLGHVVGTRHELLASLRERAASAERERETAQRERAAAEREAAALVREREAETARVRAEERAALARDMHDSISHHLAAIAMHAGAMAYREDLSPAELRRTADTVRDAAQQANRELRTVLSGLRTADGDAPLATAPTLAGIVERCREEGQEVELAWEGLAAEDLTSRGRGTVVALARVLSEVTVNAAKHAPGLPLQVTLSRQGEQVRLRARNPLPSEPVSTLSAGHGLLGVQERARLLGGDARHGEVDGAFEVEAWMPW; encoded by the coding sequence ATGACCCTCATCTCGCCCCGCTCACCGGCGCCGCCCTCCGTGCGCAGCCCGCGCCAGTGGGCGATCGCGATCGCTCAGAGCCTCGTGGGCACGGCGCTGGGCCTGCTGGTGTTCCTCATCGGCTTCGGCGTGCTGCTGACAGAGTTCTCCGACCATCCGCCCGAGGGTCTGGTGGGATTGTTCGCCCTGGACGCGCTGGTGGGTGCGGTCGCGACCCTGGTCATCGGTCCGCTGCGGTTCCTGCCGCCGGGTCGGCTGCACACCGCGGCGCATCTGCTGCTGGCGGCGTCCGTCGGGCTCAGCTCGTGGTCGCTGTCGGCGGCGGCGCTCGCGCTGTACCGGATCGGGGTGCGGCGGCGAGCGCTGCTCGACGTCGCGGTGATCCTGCTGGTCGCAGGCACCTCGATGGCGTCGTTGAGCGTCGATGCCCGAATCCGGGGGGAGACCCCGGAGGCCCTGGTGCTCGTCGCGATGGGGGTCATGGTGGTGTTCGCGCTGATCCCGCTGCTGCTCGGCCATGTGGTGGGCACCCGTCACGAGCTGCTCGCCTCGCTGCGGGAGCGGGCGGCCTCCGCAGAGCGCGAGCGGGAGACCGCCCAGCGGGAGCGCGCCGCCGCGGAGCGGGAGGCGGCTGCCCTGGTGCGCGAGCGCGAGGCGGAGACCGCTCGGGTGCGCGCCGAGGAGCGCGCGGCGCTGGCCCGGGACATGCACGACAGCATCTCCCACCACCTGGCCGCGATCGCGATGCACGCCGGCGCCATGGCTTACCGCGAGGATCTCTCGCCGGCGGAGCTGCGCCGCACCGCGGACACGGTGCGGGATGCCGCACAGCAGGCGAACCGGGAACTGCGCACGGTGCTGTCGGGGCTGCGCACCGCTGACGGCGATGCACCGCTGGCCACCGCCCCGACCCTGGCAGGCATCGTCGAGCGCTGCCGGGAAGAGGGACAGGAGGTGGAGCTGGCCTGGGAGGGCCTGGCCGCCGAGGATCTCACCTCCCGTGGTCGCGGCACTGTGGTGGCCCTGGCCCGGGTCCTCTCCGAGGTGACCGTGAACGCCGCCAAGCATGCCCCGGGCCTGCCGCTGCAGGTGACTCTTTCCCGGCAGGGTGAGCAGGTGCGACTGCGGGCCCGGAACCCGCTGCCGTCGGAGCCGGTGTCCACCCTCTCGGCGGGACATGGCCTGCTCGGGGTGCAGGAGCGGGCGAGGCTGCTGGGCGGGGACGCGCGCCACGGTGAGGTCGACGGGGCCTTCGAGGTGGAAGCATGGATGCCATGGTGA
- a CDS encoding CPBP family intramembrane glutamic endopeptidase, with the protein MIEHDLRPPPQPPVTSSPGSIGAALPATLPEPQAYHRAARVLWHRRYWWRPLVTLVVTAAVFVVMNFQVMVPLLIAGEIWPAAATSSSLTDPLNPADQFLGLGMLALLVPAVLVGTLAGYGRAGIALSVLGRFRWGLLGRAALVVVPVFVLLNLVLNLILEREAIVVPQLSAGVVLAWLLALVLSPLQCAGEEFAFRALPMQMLGTWLRRPVLGILLPVPLFVLGHGYSWMGQIDIALFAIVMGLLAWKTGGLEIPILVHTANNWTLFAIAPLIPGFTEQGEVELLGLLLALIPMLLLSAGIWWWYSRRAGLGLWEPQRGRGVPLADR; encoded by the coding sequence ATGATCGAACACGACCTGCGCCCTCCTCCGCAGCCGCCGGTGACGAGCAGCCCCGGCAGTATCGGCGCGGCGCTGCCTGCGACTCTCCCGGAGCCCCAGGCCTACCATCGCGCCGCTCGCGTCCTCTGGCACCGTCGCTACTGGTGGCGGCCGCTGGTCACGCTGGTGGTCACCGCCGCCGTGTTCGTGGTGATGAACTTCCAGGTCATGGTGCCGCTGCTGATCGCCGGCGAGATCTGGCCGGCCGCGGCGACCAGTTCCTCCCTGACCGATCCGCTGAATCCGGCTGATCAGTTCCTGGGCCTGGGGATGCTGGCGCTGCTGGTTCCCGCGGTGCTGGTGGGGACGCTGGCCGGCTACGGCCGCGCTGGTATCGCCCTGTCGGTGCTGGGCCGGTTCCGCTGGGGTCTGCTGGGCCGTGCGGCGCTCGTGGTCGTCCCGGTGTTCGTGCTGCTGAACCTGGTGCTGAACCTGATCCTGGAGCGCGAGGCGATCGTGGTGCCGCAGCTGAGCGCCGGCGTGGTCCTCGCCTGGCTGCTGGCGCTGGTGCTCTCGCCGCTGCAGTGCGCGGGTGAGGAGTTCGCGTTCCGGGCGCTGCCGATGCAGATGCTGGGCACCTGGCTGCGCCGGCCGGTGCTGGGGATCCTGCTCCCGGTGCCGCTGTTCGTGCTGGGCCACGGCTACAGCTGGATGGGCCAGATCGACATCGCGCTCTTCGCGATCGTGATGGGCCTGCTGGCATGGAAGACCGGCGGCCTGGAGATCCCGATCCTGGTGCACACCGCCAACAACTGGACCCTGTTCGCGATCGCCCCGCTGATCCCCGGCTTCACCGAGCAGGGCGAGGTGGAGCTGCTGGGACTGCTGCTCGCGCTGATTCCGATGCTGCTGCTCTCGGCCGGGATCTGGTGGTGGTACTCGCGGCGTGCGGGCCTGGGCCTGTGGGAGCCGCAGCGGGGGAGGGGCGTCCCGCTCGCTGATCGGTGA
- a CDS encoding VOC family protein, which translates to MFSSTPYIAFPGNARDVLEYYREVFGGTLDLMTYEGMPDMGFTPPPGAVAHAQLHGGLVTLAGGDDLGEDSRPLSGSAYSLLVMPGTVEEAKALIERLTTDGGTLGMPFEQAPWGDHYGQVTDRFGVLWQVNVSGA; encoded by the coding sequence ATGTTCAGCTCCACGCCCTACATCGCATTTCCCGGTAATGCGCGTGACGTCCTGGAGTACTACCGGGAGGTGTTCGGCGGCACCCTCGATCTGATGACCTACGAGGGCATGCCGGACATGGGCTTCACCCCGCCGCCCGGGGCCGTCGCCCATGCTCAGCTGCATGGCGGCCTGGTCACCCTCGCCGGCGGTGACGACCTCGGCGAGGACTCGCGGCCGCTGAGCGGCTCCGCCTACTCGCTGCTGGTCATGCCCGGCACGGTCGAGGAGGCGAAAGCGCTGATCGAGCGGCTCACCACCGACGGCGGCACCCTCGGGATGCCCTTCGAGCAGGCCCCCTGGGGTGACCACTACGGCCAGGTCACCGACCGCTTCGGCGTGCTGTGGCAGGTGAACGTCTCCGGGGCCTGA
- a CDS encoding CAAX protease encodes MTPDHSLPATPFHRMATLRPAWAGWLRPLLTLAAAFIAYVVLISVVLVLTILVLALAPGVNVALGVTSGDPTSALDVALALAIGVMWLPAGIIGVRFGGWRPLGTACSVAARPRRDLLRSLGPWGIAMGVVVVAAAGIAGAVATAITGGNDGGAGATAGAAGATGSVPQLLLVTLIVLVLAPLQAAGLELTLRGIVMQALGTWLRGPLLPLLAASAVMLIGRELSAAVLLPALALGLASATLAWKSGGLELSILLVATVTAASQLVSAVGAGTGVGAGAAAVNAAAAAPGSSSAALATTASDSAALAGGITAAAALLLLTAVSVARISAREGVRLLEPVSRPAGEPAPAPVPY; translated from the coding sequence ATGACTCCAGACCACTCCCTCCCCGCCACCCCGTTCCACCGCATGGCAACGCTGCGCCCCGCCTGGGCGGGCTGGCTCAGGCCGCTGCTGACCCTCGCCGCCGCCTTCATCGCCTACGTGGTGCTGATCTCGGTGGTGCTGGTCCTGACGATCCTGGTGCTCGCCCTCGCCCCGGGCGTGAACGTGGCCCTCGGCGTCACCAGCGGCGACCCCACCAGTGCGCTGGATGTCGCGCTCGCCCTGGCGATCGGCGTAATGTGGCTGCCCGCCGGGATCATCGGCGTGCGCTTCGGAGGCTGGCGGCCGCTGGGCACCGCCTGCTCGGTCGCCGCCCGGCCGCGCCGCGACCTGCTGCGATCGCTCGGCCCGTGGGGGATCGCGATGGGCGTGGTGGTCGTCGCCGCCGCCGGGATCGCCGGTGCGGTCGCCACCGCGATCACCGGGGGCAATGATGGTGGAGCCGGGGCCACCGCAGGTGCGGCCGGTGCCACCGGCTCCGTGCCGCAGCTGCTGCTGGTCACCCTGATCGTGCTGGTCCTCGCCCCGTTGCAGGCCGCGGGCCTGGAGCTGACGCTGCGAGGGATCGTGATGCAGGCGCTCGGCACCTGGCTGCGTGGCCCGCTGCTGCCGCTGCTCGCTGCCAGCGCCGTGATGCTCATCGGCCGCGAGCTCAGCGCCGCGGTGCTCCTGCCCGCCCTGGCCCTGGGGCTGGCCTCGGCGACGCTGGCCTGGAAGAGCGGCGGGCTGGAGCTGTCGATCCTGCTCGTCGCGACGGTCACCGCCGCCTCCCAGCTGGTCTCCGCCGTGGGTGCGGGCACCGGTGTCGGGGCGGGAGCAGCGGCGGTGAACGCCGCTGCCGCCGCACCGGGCAGCTCCTCGGCCGCACTCGCCACGACCGCATCCGACTCCGCCGCCCTGGCCGGCGGCATCACCGCGGCGGCAGCGCTGCTGCTGCTCACCGCAGTGTCGGTGGCCCGGATCAGTGCCCGCGAGGGAGTGCGCCTGCTGGAGCCGGTCAGCCGCCCCGCCGGTGAGCCCGCCCCTGCACCGGTGCCCTACTGA
- a CDS encoding ABC transporter permease, which produces MTGLLASIVEAYGELRVNKGRILLSLIGVAFSVFALTAVMGGGGMLTSALTQSTETWSGRSMTLTIQSMGGSAQATPAEQDAAVLEQVDRLGIDQRSRRVYDSLRVQTPQGVRTSELIGVDPAFADIFRTTVEHGRWIADSDAHRLAPALVVNAPLYEMLGRPDLGTEPVTVYGATGASDVDQAIVVGVLPERPNTDWGPSAFIAAGGMAALPGRAGAPATSEYILWVPSEQGDEIWERLSTSLRDTPAGTFDVSRSSMSPDDLGFDVLAYAVIGVALVILLLGALGLVNISLVTVRYRVREIGIRRSYGATGAGSSWAC; this is translated from the coding sequence ATGACCGGGCTGCTCGCCTCGATCGTCGAGGCCTACGGGGAGCTGCGCGTGAACAAGGGACGCATCCTGCTGTCCCTCATCGGGGTGGCGTTCTCCGTCTTCGCGCTGACCGCGGTGATGGGCGGCGGGGGCATGCTCACCAGCGCCCTGACCCAGTCCACCGAGACCTGGTCAGGCCGCAGCATGACCCTGACGATCCAGTCGATGGGCGGGTCCGCGCAGGCCACCCCGGCCGAGCAGGACGCCGCCGTGCTCGAGCAGGTGGACCGGCTCGGCATCGACCAGCGCAGCCGCCGCGTCTACGACTCGCTGCGGGTGCAGACCCCGCAGGGGGTGCGCACCTCCGAGCTGATCGGTGTGGATCCGGCGTTCGCCGATATCTTCCGCACCACCGTCGAGCACGGCCGCTGGATCGCGGATTCCGACGCCCACCGGCTCGCCCCCGCGCTGGTGGTCAACGCACCGCTGTACGAGATGCTCGGGCGGCCGGATCTCGGCACCGAGCCGGTGACGGTCTACGGCGCCACGGGCGCCTCCGACGTCGATCAGGCGATCGTGGTGGGGGTGCTGCCCGAGCGCCCGAACACCGACTGGGGTCCCTCGGCATTCATCGCCGCCGGTGGCATGGCCGCGCTGCCCGGCCGGGCCGGGGCCCCGGCGACCTCCGAGTACATCCTCTGGGTGCCATCCGAACAGGGCGATGAGATCTGGGAGCGGCTGTCCACCTCGCTGCGGGACACCCCGGCGGGGACGTTCGACGTGAGCCGCAGCTCGATGTCCCCCGACGACCTCGGCTTCGACGTGCTCGCCTACGCGGTGATCGGCGTGGCCCTGGTGATCCTGCTGCTCGGCGCGCTGGGACTGGTCAACATCTCCCTGGTCACCGTGCGGTACCGGGTGCGGGAGATCGGGATCCGCCGCTCCTACGGAGCCACCGGGGCCGGATCTTCGTGGGCGTGCTGA
- a CDS encoding ABC transporter ATP-binding protein, giving the protein MSAPLLELRDLRRSVRLPSREQLHILRGIDLTVHGGDHVAVVGRSGSGKTTLLNLLGLIDHQSGGELLFDGVDVSRLGERRRARLRGASIGFVFQQFNLLDGRTALENVMMPLMYGSAGQFWRRERLALEMLDRVGLADRAQQQPSRLSGGEQQRVAVARALVRRPRLILADEPTGALDVSTGEAVMALLDEIARDSDAALVTITHDLQVAALSRRAFLLDEGTLHDIDTDGARDALTATAGLRAGREAVS; this is encoded by the coding sequence GTGAGCGCTCCCCTGCTCGAGCTGCGCGATCTGCGTCGCAGTGTGCGCCTGCCCAGCCGGGAGCAGCTGCACATCCTGCGCGGCATCGACCTGACGGTGCACGGTGGCGATCATGTCGCCGTCGTCGGCCGTTCCGGATCGGGCAAGACCACCCTGCTGAACCTGCTGGGGCTGATCGACCACCAGAGCGGTGGGGAGCTGCTGTTCGACGGGGTCGACGTCTCCCGGCTCGGGGAGCGCCGTCGGGCCCGTCTGCGCGGCGCTTCCATCGGCTTCGTGTTCCAGCAGTTCAACCTGCTGGACGGTCGCACCGCGCTGGAGAACGTGATGATGCCGCTGATGTACGGCAGCGCCGGTCAGTTCTGGCGGCGCGAGAGGCTCGCCCTGGAGATGCTCGACCGGGTGGGGTTGGCGGACCGCGCCCAGCAGCAGCCCTCCCGTCTCTCCGGCGGTGAGCAGCAGCGGGTGGCGGTCGCCCGCGCCCTGGTGCGTCGGCCCCGGCTGATCCTGGCCGACGAACCGACCGGAGCCCTCGACGTCTCCACCGGGGAGGCGGTGATGGCGCTGCTGGACGAGATCGCCCGCGACTCCGACGCCGCCCTGGTCACCATCACCCATGACCTGCAGGTCGCGGCATTGTCCCGCCGCGCGTTCCTGCTGGACGAGGGCACGCTGCACGACATCGACACCGACGGCGCCCGGGACGCGCTGACGGCGACCGCGGGACTGCGTGCCGGACGGGAGGCGGTGTCATGA